Proteins encoded together in one Drosophila albomicans strain 15112-1751.03 chromosome 2R, ASM965048v2, whole genome shotgun sequence window:
- the LOC117576237 gene encoding serine/threonine-protein phosphatase 2A 56 kDa regulatory subunit epsilon isoform — protein MSSGTFVDRIDPFAKRSLKKKSKKSQGSSRYRNSQDVELQQLPPLKADCSSLEQEELFIRKLRQCCVSFDFMDPVTDLKGKEIKRAALNDLSTYITHGRGVLTEPVYPEIIRMISCNLFRTLPPSENPDFDPEEDDPTLEASWPHLQLVYEVFLRFLESQDFQATIGKRVIDQKFVLQLLELFDSEDPRERDFLKTVLHRIYGKFLGLRAFIRKQINNIFLKFIYETEHFNGVGELLEILGSIINGFALPLKAEHKQFLVKVLLPLHKVKCLSLYHAQLAYCIVQFLEKDPFLTEPVVRGLLKFWPKTCSQKEVMFLGEIEEILDVIDPPQFVKIQEPLFRQIAKCVSSPHFQVAERALYLWNNEYAMSLIEENNAVIMPIMFPALYRISKEHWNQTIVALVYNVLKTFMEMNSKLFDELTSSYKAERQKEKKRERDREELWKKLHELESNRSSGRAAGGSAATANSGSAAAASTSLQPPNIAAAMNSHQQQSNSSSSGSLSSGGGPGGDNNPATAKIKLEKADN, from the exons ATGTCATCGGGCACGTTTGTGGATCGAATCGACCCGTTCGCCAAACGTTCACTCAagaagaaaagtaaaaaaagtcAAGGTTCCTCGCGCTACAGAAACTCTCAGGATGTTGAGCTGCAGCAATTGCCGCCACTAAAAG CCGATTGCTCGAGCCTGGAACAGGAGGAGCTCTTTATACGGAAATTACGTCAGTGCTGCGTATCATTTGACTTTATGGATCCGGTAACGGACTTAAAGGGCAAGGAAATCAAACGGGCTGCTCTCAATGATCTATCCACCTATATAACACATGGGCGTGGCGTGCTCACGGAGCCGGTCTATCCCGAAATAATACGCATG aTATCTTGCAATTTATTTCGCACATTGCCGCCCAGTGAAAATCCCGATTTTGATCCGGAAGAGGATGATCCAACACTGGAGGCATCATGGCCGCATTTGCAACTCGTCTATGAGGTGTTCTTGCGCTTTCTGGAATCCCAAGATTTTCAGGCGACCATTGGCAAACGTGTGATCGATCAAAAGTTTGTGCTGCAG ctATTGGAACTCTTTGATTCTGAGGATCCACGCGAGCGAGACTTTCTAAAGACGGTCTTGCATCGTATCTATGGGAAGTTCTTAGGATTACGCGCTTTTATACGAAAACAGATCAACAACATATTCTTGAAATTCATCTATGAAACGGAACATTTCAATGGCGTTGGCGAGCTGCTGGAAATTCTTGGCAG CATTATCAACGGTTTTGCCTTGCCATTGAAGGCGGAACATAAACAATTTCTGGTTAAGGTTCTGTTGCCGCTGCACAAAGTTAAATGTCTGTCGCTCTACCATGCACAGCTGGCGTATTGCATTGTACAATTCCTAGAGAAGGATCCATTCCTCACCGAGCCTGTGGTGCGTGGTCTACTCAAGTTCTGGCCCAAGACCTGCTCCCAGAAGGAAGTCATGTTTTTGGGCGAAATTGAGGAGATCTTGGATGTGATCGATCCGCCGCAATTTGTCAAAATACAGGAGCCACTGTTTCGGCAGATTGCCAAATGCGTCTCGAGTCCACATTTTCAG gTTGCTGAACGTGCTCTATATCTCTGGAACAATGAATATGCCATGTCGCTGATTGAGGAGAACAATGCGGTCATAATGCCCATCATGTTCCCGGCGCTATATCGCATTAGCAAGGAGCATTGGAATCAAACCATCGTCGCCCTGGTCTACAATGTATTGAAAACGTTTATGGAAATGAATTCAAAGCTCTTCGATGAGCTAACCTCCAGCTACAAGGCGGAAAGGCAAAA GGAAAAGAAGCGTGAACGCGATCGCGAAGAGTTGTGGAAGAAGCTACACGAACTCGAATCAAATCGTTCCAGCGGGCGTGCCGCAGGCGGCAGCGCTGCAACAGCCAACAGTGGATCAGCTGCGGCGGCGTCAACGTCACTCCAGCCGCCGAACATAGCCGCCGCAATGAACTCTCATCAGCAACAGTcgaatagcagcagcagcggcagcctcTCCAGTGGCGGTGGCCCAGGTGGTGACAATAATCCTGCGACAGCAAAAATCAAACTAGAGAAGGCAGACAACTAA